In the Lentisphaerota bacterium genome, CCGGGCGATTTGAGACGCAAATCAGAGAATCCGCGTTTGTCGCCTCTTACCCCCTGGAAGAGATGACCGACAGCGTGGACTTGACCGCAGACCTGCGGGAGGCTATGATACTGCTTCTCCCTGGATACCCGGTTTGCCAGGAAGGGTGCTGCGGATTGTGTCCGCGGTGCGGGACGAACCTGAACCAGGCGTCGTGCCGATGCAAATCGGAGGATGCGGACGGTCGCTGGAACGCGCTTGACGTGATCAGCATCAGTCGGGGACGGGCCGGGGGCGCGCAATCTGGCCGGGGCGCCGGATGTGACGTCGGCAAACACAATCATGTGAATGGATCGAAACGGAGTGTAAACAATGGCGGTACCGAAACGGAAGAAATCTAAGATGCGCATCCGGCAGCGCAAGGGGCACTTCAAGGCGGAAGTCGCCGAGGTCGCGAACTGTCCGAACTGCGCCGCGCCGCACCGCTCGCATCGCGTGTGCCCGTCGTGCGGGTTTTACAACGGCCGTCAGGTTCTGACGGTC is a window encoding:
- a CDS encoding DUF177 domain-containing protein; the protein is MQTQARLTVDVARLAKTGERLTGELDGAVLDLGDTAGLIEPAGGIRYDLNVEPIGSELLVRGSASVAVAFICSRCAGRFETQIRESAFVASYPLEEMTDSVDLTADLREAMILLLPGYPVCQEGCCGLCPRCGTNLNQASCRCKSEDADGRWNALDVISISRGRAGGAQSGRGAGCDVGKHNHVNGSKRSVNNGGTETEEI
- a CDS encoding 50S ribosomal protein L32 → MAVPKRKKSKMRIRQRKGHFKAEVAEVANCPNCAAPHRSHRVCPSCGFYNGRQVLTVTVD